One Labrus mixtus chromosome 12, fLabMix1.1, whole genome shotgun sequence DNA segment encodes these proteins:
- the LOC132984445 gene encoding gastrula zinc finger protein XlCGF58.1-like isoform X1: protein MKTKKKLSSARSSSEIEDHDDAKMEVSTESSKRKEPFSAAKNPPATKKKDTDSEEGREGMNEVLDAIKQLTGKVDTLDVQQLLVSKEELPPEQQEWSHILDQEDTKPPHIKEEPEELWISQEEQQLQGLEDADTTKFPFTPVSVKSEDDEEKPQSSQLHQRQTEQMETGVDGEDCGGAEPERYSDPERRLQPETEVEIEDSDESETDDSDDWQETREDLSELNLKNKKLKTDKRPHSCLECGKRFNQEQNLTSHMMIHTGEKPFSCSQCEKRFTAKSSLTYHMANHRGEKPFSCLHCGKRFSQNGNLTRHMLVHTAEKPFSCSVCSKSFTRRGSLATHMLVHKGEKPFSCSECGKQFTQKRSLTTHMLVHTGEKPFSCSQCEKRFTHKCNLTYHMANHRGENPFSCLECSKRFSSRAHLTTHMLVHTGEKPFSCSLCSKSFTQRLSLTTHMLVHTGEKSFSCLQCEKRFTSKSGLTYHMTNHTGEKPFSCLECDKRFYLQGSLTRHMLVHTGEKPFSCSVCSKSFTRRGSLATHMLVHKGEKPFSCSECGKQFTERQSLTRHMLVHTAEKPFSCSVCSKSFIRRGSLATHMLVHKGDKPFSCSECGKLFTERRSLTTHMLVHTGEKPFSCSQCEKQFTHKCNLTYHIANHRGENPFSCLVCSKRFSNRAHLNTHMLVHTREKPFSCSVCSKSFTHRGSLTTHMLVHTGEKSFSCLQCEKRFTSKSGLTYHMANHTGEKPFSCLECDEMFYLQGSLTRHMLVHTGEKPFSCSECGKRFSSEGNLTSHMMIHTGDEC from the coding sequence atgtccagcagctgttggtgagtaaagaagagcttccacctgagcagcaggagtggagccacattctggaccaggaggacactaagcccccacacattaaagaagaaccTGAGGAACTGTGGATTAGTCAGGAGGAACaacagcttcaaggactggaggacgctgataccaccaagttccccttcactcctgtctctgtgaagagtgaagatgatgaagagaaacctcagtcctcacagcttcatcagagacaaactgaacagatggaaacaggagttgatggagaggactgtggaggagcagaaccagagaggtactcagatccagagagacgtttacaaccagagactgaggtcgagattgaagactctgatgaatctgagactgatgacagtgatgattggcaagagacaagagaagatctgtcagaattaaacttgaaaaataagaaactaaagaCTGATAAGAGACCACATAGCTGCTTGGAGTGcggtaaaagatttaaccaaGAACAGAATTTGACCAGtcacatgatgattcacactggagaaaaacccttcagctgctctcaaTGTGAGAAAAGGTTTACCGCTAAGTCTAGTTTGACATATCACATGGCAaatcacagaggagagaaacccttcagctgcctTCATTGCGGTAAAAGATTTTCCCAAAATGGAaatctgaccagacacatgttagttcatacagcagagaaacccttcagttgctctgtttgcagtaaaagttttaccCGTAGAGGAAGTCTggccacacacatgttagttcataaaggagagaaacccttcagctgctctgagtgtggtaaacaGTTTACCCAAAAACgaagtctgaccacacacatgttagttcacactggagagaaacccttcagctgctctcagtGTGAGAAAAGATTTACCCATAAGTGTAATTTGACATATCATATGGCAAATCACAGAGGGGAGAATCCCTTTAGCTGCCTAGAGTGCAGTAAAAGATTTAGCAGTAGAGcacatctgaccacacacatgttagttcatacaggagagaaacccttcagctgctctctttgcagtaaaagttttaccCAAAGATTaagtctgaccacacacatgttagtccacacaggagagaaatcCTTCAGCTGCCTTCAGTGTGAGAAAAGGTTTACCAGTAAGTCTGGTTTGACATATCACATGACAaatcacacaggagagaaacccttcagctgtcTTGAGTGTGATAAAAGATTTTACCTGCAAGGAagtctgaccagacacatgttagttcatacaggagagaaacccttcagctgctctgtttgcagtaaaagttttaccCGTAGAGGAAGTCTGGctacacacatgttagttcataaaggagagaaacccttcagctgctctgagtgtggtaaacaGTTTACCGAAAGACAAagtctgaccagacacatgttagttcacacagcagagaaacccttcagttgctctgtttgcagtaaaagttttatCCGTAGAGGAAGTCTggccacacacatgttagttcataaaGGAGataaacccttcagctgctctgagtgtggtaaactGTTTACCGAAAGACgaagtctgaccacacacatgttagtgcacactggagagaaacccttcagctgctctcagtGTGAGAAACAATTTACCCATAAGTGTAATTTGACATATCACATCGCAAATCACAGAGGGGAGAACCCCTTTAGCTGCCTTGTGTGCAGTAAAAGATTTAGCAATAGAGcacatctgaacacacacatgttagttcacacacgagagaaacccttcagctgctctgtttgcagtaaaagttttaccCATAGAGgaagtctgaccacacacatgttagttcacacaggagagaaatcCTTCAGCTGCCTTCAGTGTGAGAAAAGGTTTACCAGTAAGTCTGGTTTGACATATCACATGGCAaatcacacaggagagaaacccttcagctgtcTTGAGTGTGATGAAATGTTTTACCTGCAGGGAagtctgaccagacacatgttagttcatacaggagagaaacccttcagctgctctgagtgtggtaaaaggtttAGTTCTGAGGGAAATCTGACCAGtcacatgatgattcacactgGAGATGAATGCTAA
- the LOC132984445 gene encoding gastrula zinc finger protein XlCGF58.1-like isoform X2, giving the protein MKTKKKLSSARSSSEIEDHDDAKMEVSTESSKRKEPFSAAKNPPATKKKDTDSEEDVQQLLVSKEELPPEQQEWSHILDQEDTKPPHIKEEPEELWISQEEQQLQGLEDADTTKFPFTPVSVKSEDDEEKPQSSQLHQRQTEQMETGVDGEDCGGAEPERYSDPERRLQPETEVEIEDSDESETDDSDDWQETREDLSELNLKNKKLKTDKRPHSCLECGKRFNQEQNLTSHMMIHTGEKPFSCSQCEKRFTAKSSLTYHMANHRGEKPFSCLHCGKRFSQNGNLTRHMLVHTAEKPFSCSVCSKSFTRRGSLATHMLVHKGEKPFSCSECGKQFTQKRSLTTHMLVHTGEKPFSCSQCEKRFTHKCNLTYHMANHRGENPFSCLECSKRFSSRAHLTTHMLVHTGEKPFSCSLCSKSFTQRLSLTTHMLVHTGEKSFSCLQCEKRFTSKSGLTYHMTNHTGEKPFSCLECDKRFYLQGSLTRHMLVHTGEKPFSCSVCSKSFTRRGSLATHMLVHKGEKPFSCSECGKQFTERQSLTRHMLVHTAEKPFSCSVCSKSFIRRGSLATHMLVHKGDKPFSCSECGKLFTERRSLTTHMLVHTGEKPFSCSQCEKQFTHKCNLTYHIANHRGENPFSCLVCSKRFSNRAHLNTHMLVHTREKPFSCSVCSKSFTHRGSLTTHMLVHTGEKSFSCLQCEKRFTSKSGLTYHMANHTGEKPFSCLECDEMFYLQGSLTRHMLVHTGEKPFSCSECGKRFSSEGNLTSHMMIHTGDEC; this is encoded by the coding sequence atgtccagcagctgttggtgagtaaagaagagcttccacctgagcagcaggagtggagccacattctggaccaggaggacactaagcccccacacattaaagaagaaccTGAGGAACTGTGGATTAGTCAGGAGGAACaacagcttcaaggactggaggacgctgataccaccaagttccccttcactcctgtctctgtgaagagtgaagatgatgaagagaaacctcagtcctcacagcttcatcagagacaaactgaacagatggaaacaggagttgatggagaggactgtggaggagcagaaccagagaggtactcagatccagagagacgtttacaaccagagactgaggtcgagattgaagactctgatgaatctgagactgatgacagtgatgattggcaagagacaagagaagatctgtcagaattaaacttgaaaaataagaaactaaagaCTGATAAGAGACCACATAGCTGCTTGGAGTGcggtaaaagatttaaccaaGAACAGAATTTGACCAGtcacatgatgattcacactggagaaaaacccttcagctgctctcaaTGTGAGAAAAGGTTTACCGCTAAGTCTAGTTTGACATATCACATGGCAaatcacagaggagagaaacccttcagctgcctTCATTGCGGTAAAAGATTTTCCCAAAATGGAaatctgaccagacacatgttagttcatacagcagagaaacccttcagttgctctgtttgcagtaaaagttttaccCGTAGAGGAAGTCTggccacacacatgttagttcataaaggagagaaacccttcagctgctctgagtgtggtaaacaGTTTACCCAAAAACgaagtctgaccacacacatgttagttcacactggagagaaacccttcagctgctctcagtGTGAGAAAAGATTTACCCATAAGTGTAATTTGACATATCATATGGCAAATCACAGAGGGGAGAATCCCTTTAGCTGCCTAGAGTGCAGTAAAAGATTTAGCAGTAGAGcacatctgaccacacacatgttagttcatacaggagagaaacccttcagctgctctctttgcagtaaaagttttaccCAAAGATTaagtctgaccacacacatgttagtccacacaggagagaaatcCTTCAGCTGCCTTCAGTGTGAGAAAAGGTTTACCAGTAAGTCTGGTTTGACATATCACATGACAaatcacacaggagagaaacccttcagctgtcTTGAGTGTGATAAAAGATTTTACCTGCAAGGAagtctgaccagacacatgttagttcatacaggagagaaacccttcagctgctctgtttgcagtaaaagttttaccCGTAGAGGAAGTCTGGctacacacatgttagttcataaaggagagaaacccttcagctgctctgagtgtggtaaacaGTTTACCGAAAGACAAagtctgaccagacacatgttagttcacacagcagagaaacccttcagttgctctgtttgcagtaaaagttttatCCGTAGAGGAAGTCTggccacacacatgttagttcataaaGGAGataaacccttcagctgctctgagtgtggtaaactGTTTACCGAAAGACgaagtctgaccacacacatgttagtgcacactggagagaaacccttcagctgctctcagtGTGAGAAACAATTTACCCATAAGTGTAATTTGACATATCACATCGCAAATCACAGAGGGGAGAACCCCTTTAGCTGCCTTGTGTGCAGTAAAAGATTTAGCAATAGAGcacatctgaacacacacatgttagttcacacacgagagaaacccttcagctgctctgtttgcagtaaaagttttaccCATAGAGgaagtctgaccacacacatgttagttcacacaggagagaaatcCTTCAGCTGCCTTCAGTGTGAGAAAAGGTTTACCAGTAAGTCTGGTTTGACATATCACATGGCAaatcacacaggagagaaacccttcagctgtcTTGAGTGTGATGAAATGTTTTACCTGCAGGGAagtctgaccagacacatgttagttcatacaggagagaaacccttcagctgctctgagtgtggtaaaaggtttAGTTCTGAGGGAAATCTGACCAGtcacatgatgattcacactgGAGATGAATGCTAA